A part of Limihaloglobus sulfuriphilus genomic DNA contains:
- a CDS encoding ABC transporter ATP-binding protein, with the protein MLELKDVCKEFASSEGSVVKVLDGISLKASAGDSISIVGPSGSGKSTLLNIIGALDKPTSGSVKLDGTDFSKAGDKQLAQIRNRRIGFVFQMHHLLPQCSLIENVLLPALAGGGKPEGGVHDRAVELLEKVGLKDKINSLPRQVSAGQRQRAAIVRALINSPALLLADEPTGALDAVIARETAKLLLELNRTERTALVVVTHSQELAGQMARKMTLSSGKLKADTE; encoded by the coding sequence ATGCTTGAGTTGAAAGATGTATGTAAAGAATTCGCATCGTCGGAGGGCAGCGTTGTAAAAGTGCTCGATGGTATAAGTCTCAAAGCCTCGGCAGGTGATTCGATATCAATCGTAGGCCCCTCAGGCAGCGGCAAGAGCACTCTGCTCAACATTATAGGAGCCCTTGACAAGCCCACCTCCGGCAGTGTCAAACTCGACGGGACGGATTTTTCCAAAGCAGGCGATAAACAGCTTGCCCAGATCAGGAACCGCCGGATTGGCTTTGTATTTCAGATGCACCACCTGCTGCCTCAGTGCAGCTTAATCGAAAACGTTCTGCTGCCGGCGCTTGCCGGCGGCGGCAAACCCGAGGGCGGTGTACATGACAGGGCCGTGGAGCTTTTGGAGAAGGTAGGCCTCAAAGACAAGATAAACAGCCTGCCCCGGCAGGTATCTGCCGGCCAGAGACAGCGGGCGGCGATTGTCAGGGCGCTGATCAACAGTCCGGCTCTGCTGCTGGCTGATGAGCCGACCGGCGCACTCGATGCGGTTATCGCACGTGAGACGGCAAAGCTGCTGCTTGAACTCAACCGCACAGAGCGCACAGCGCTTGTGGTTGTTACCCATTCGCAGGAATTAGCCGGGCAGATGGCCAGGAAGATGACCCTTTCCAGCGGTAAACTTAAGGCCGATACGGAATAA
- a CDS encoding ABC transporter permease codes for MTKKSLIFKSIAYYWKGSLGVVAASMVASAVIVGALAVGDSVRSSLRGMVDSRIGIADIAVVSQDNFFTGNLSGKMAKGLDADTAAIIQISGIASNDAAGRRANRINVYGVDQRFYNATGCVNPFRKSDENAVILNKSLAQKINASAGDEILLRFARPSAMSRDIALTPASDMTVGFRLRVARIADNNNCGDFSLKADHIPPLNAFVPLEWLGQSIETPGKANLMLISAGADSSIEQEKAENVLADSLTLADMGLEISEVNDGAFYELRSSSVFIRDDISAAALSVGSGAQGLLSYFVNSIRRGDKEVPYSFVAGCDSLMPDDAEMNDIVINRWLAEDISAEKGGEIEIDYYTLGRGRELVETTSAFNVADVIEIEGMAADRSLMPDFPGLADAENCREWEPGIDIDLERIRDKDERYWDEYKGTPKAFVSLRAAEVMWGNRYGNLTAVRWPAESNGLEDIAAALRGSIAGNSGIQTIAIRQMSLKAIEEGTDFGPLFIGFSMFIIASAIVMLALVFVLGVEKRISQSGLLSAIGFTRTEVKKVFLLETMILVAAGSLLGVGAGVIYTRIMLLGLRSLWSTAVSGADITFHVEPLSLVYGLLGGLLGCAAAVWLAFRKQMQIPISQMLYGSAEPIQQAALTDAEGCGIGLKGKKALLWQFLLLLPALGIVVYSSSAGAFFAAGGLLLASFILFVRSLIKSSLARGRISSNLVSLAWRNTARSPGRSISVVTMLACGVFIVISVGLNRKDPAADARTLSAGTGGFELICEPSVPLVHNLNTEDGRKETGLDNLAFEWNVLNMRVNQGDDASCFNLNRAQMPRLIAADVEKIQQYGFRFKKSAQNIKDGWQVLSSRAEENVIPAVGDEATVKWGLGLELGDEIDYIDGRGRPFKVRIAGVIENSIFQGSLIISRRNFEKRFEDLEGYAVVLADCPPQYTDQLSKALSGRLRDIGMEVTPSTERLRAFSEVENTYISIFQVLGSLGVVIGCLGLGVVVVRNVLDRSGELAMMRAVGFDRQTLQRIVFYEHIFLLLVGLAGGAVSAFIAVLPVILEPGGGRPVVSLVITLAVIMFNGFLWIWLGSSAALSGSIIESLRRE; via the coding sequence ATGACTAAGAAATCTTTGATTTTTAAAAGTATTGCCTACTACTGGAAGGGCTCGCTTGGAGTTGTCGCTGCTTCTATGGTGGCCTCAGCGGTTATCGTCGGGGCCCTGGCGGTTGGCGATTCTGTCCGCAGCAGTCTAAGAGGGATGGTCGATTCACGAATAGGCATCGCCGATATAGCGGTTGTTTCGCAGGATAACTTTTTCACAGGGAACCTCTCGGGTAAAATGGCAAAGGGGCTCGATGCCGATACCGCCGCGATAATCCAGATTTCCGGAATTGCTTCCAATGACGCTGCCGGCAGGCGCGCGAACCGTATCAATGTTTACGGCGTTGACCAGCGGTTTTACAACGCGACGGGCTGTGTGAACCCATTTAGAAAATCTGATGAAAATGCTGTCATTTTAAATAAATCCCTGGCTCAGAAAATAAATGCCTCTGCCGGTGATGAGATACTCCTGCGTTTTGCCAGGCCATCGGCTATGTCGCGTGATATTGCACTTACTCCGGCAAGCGATATGACCGTAGGTTTTCGCCTGCGGGTGGCACGAATCGCCGATAACAACAATTGCGGCGATTTCAGCCTAAAGGCCGACCACATACCGCCTTTGAATGCGTTTGTGCCTCTGGAATGGCTTGGCCAAAGCATTGAGACTCCCGGCAAGGCGAATCTGATGCTCATTTCTGCCGGCGCGGATAGCAGTATTGAACAGGAAAAAGCTGAAAATGTTCTGGCTGATTCGCTCACTCTGGCGGATATGGGCCTTGAAATCAGCGAAGTTAATGACGGTGCTTTTTATGAGCTGCGAAGCAGCAGCGTGTTTATCCGTGATGATATTTCAGCCGCTGCTCTTTCTGTTGGCAGCGGGGCACAGGGGCTGCTGAGCTACTTTGTAAACAGCATACGCCGCGGCGACAAGGAGGTGCCGTATTCGTTCGTTGCAGGGTGCGACAGCCTTATGCCCGATGACGCGGAGATGAATGACATTGTTATAAACCGCTGGCTAGCCGAGGATATATCGGCTGAAAAAGGTGGCGAGATTGAAATTGATTACTACACACTCGGCCGCGGCAGGGAGCTTGTTGAAACCACCTCTGCATTTAACGTCGCTGATGTGATAGAGATAGAAGGCATGGCGGCAGACCGATCGCTTATGCCGGATTTTCCAGGTCTTGCCGATGCCGAAAACTGCCGCGAATGGGAGCCGGGGATAGATATTGACCTCGAGAGGATACGTGATAAGGACGAGCGGTACTGGGACGAATACAAAGGCACGCCAAAGGCATTTGTCAGCCTGCGTGCGGCAGAGGTTATGTGGGGCAACAGGTACGGCAATCTCACCGCGGTTCGCTGGCCGGCAGAGTCCAACGGCCTTGAGGATATAGCCGCTGCACTGAGAGGCAGTATCGCCGGCAATTCCGGCATACAGACCATTGCCATACGCCAAATGAGCCTCAAAGCAATCGAAGAGGGTACGGATTTCGGGCCGCTGTTTATCGGCTTCAGTATGTTTATAATAGCCTCGGCAATCGTGATGCTGGCACTGGTGTTTGTGCTTGGAGTTGAAAAACGTATTTCCCAAAGCGGCCTGCTCTCGGCTATCGGATTCACCCGCACTGAGGTTAAGAAGGTTTTTCTGTTAGAGACTATGATTCTCGTCGCGGCAGGTTCGCTGCTGGGAGTTGGTGCCGGCGTTATATATACCCGGATTATGCTGCTGGGGCTGAGAAGCCTCTGGAGTACCGCGGTCAGCGGCGCAGATATTACTTTCCATGTTGAGCCGCTCTCGCTTGTTTACGGTTTGCTGGGAGGGCTCTTGGGCTGTGCCGCGGCGGTATGGCTTGCGTTTCGAAAACAGATGCAAATTCCGATATCACAGATGCTCTACGGCTCTGCCGAGCCTATACAGCAGGCGGCTCTCACTGATGCAGAAGGCTGCGGTATAGGCTTGAAAGGGAAGAAGGCTCTCTTGTGGCAGTTTCTGCTTTTGCTGCCGGCTTTAGGTATAGTTGTTTATTCCAGCTCAGCCGGCGCGTTTTTTGCCGCGGGCGGTCTTTTGCTGGCATCTTTCATACTGTTTGTACGCTCACTGATAAAATCTTCGCTTGCCCGCGGCAGGATCTCAAGCAATCTGGTCTCGCTGGCATGGCGGAATACTGCACGCAGCCCGGGCAGGAGCATTTCGGTTGTTACCATGCTTGCCTGCGGCGTGTTTATAGTTATCTCGGTAGGGCTCAACAGAAAGGACCCGGCAGCGGACGCCCGCACACTCAGCGCCGGAACAGGCGGTTTTGAACTGATTTGCGAGCCGTCGGTGCCTCTGGTTCACAACCTTAACACAGAAGACGGCCGGAAGGAAACCGGACTGGACAATCTGGCCTTTGAATGGAATGTCCTCAATATGCGGGTTAATCAGGGTGATGACGCGAGCTGTTTCAACCTTAACCGCGCACAGATGCCCCGGCTCATCGCGGCGGATGTGGAAAAAATCCAGCAGTACGGGTTTCGTTTCAAAAAATCTGCACAGAATATCAAGGACGGCTGGCAGGTTCTCTCTTCCAGGGCCGAGGAAAATGTCATACCGGCTGTCGGCGACGAGGCCACTGTCAAATGGGGCCTGGGGCTGGAGCTCGGTGATGAGATCGACTATATCGATGGCCGCGGCAGGCCGTTTAAGGTCAGGATTGCCGGCGTTATAGAAAATTCAATATTTCAGGGCAGCCTGATTATCAGCAGAAGGAATTTTGAAAAACGCTTCGAGGATCTCGAAGGCTATGCGGTGGTGCTGGCTGATTGCCCCCCGCAGTACACAGACCAATTGTCAAAAGCCCTTTCGGGACGCTTGCGGGATATCGGTATGGAGGTAACACCCTCCACAGAGCGGCTTCGGGCGTTCAGCGAGGTTGAGAATACCTATATCTCAATATTTCAGGTGCTTGGCAGTCTCGGCGTGGTGATCGGCTGCCTTGGTCTGGGGGTGGTTGTGGTTCGCAATGTCCTTGACAGGAGCGGTGAGCTGGCTATGATGAGAGCTGTCGGATTCGACCGTCAAACCCTGCAAAGAATAGTGTTTTATGAACATATTTTTCTCCTGCTCGTAGGTCTTGCAGGCGGTGCTGTATCTGCGTTTATCGCGGTTCTGCCGGTGATACTCGAGCCGGGCGGCGGCCGGCCGGTTGTTTCCCTTGTTATAACATTAGCGGTGATAATGTTTAACGGATTTCTCTGGATATGGCTCGGCTCCAGCGCCGCTTTGTCCGGAAGCATTATCGAGTCTTTGAGACGTGAATGA
- a CDS encoding four helix bundle protein: MKYNRFEELPVWKDAASLAADIYRWSSQTVFRGKGDLANQLQRAALSISNNIAEGFERGTTSELLAFLYYARGSAGEVRSMLCVMDMMGDFNNLKSEISNFKSKSESIARQIRGWANSLQNINIAGQRHLNSNSKAVYDSEKRADAFMQKIDKMVEDAREKRGGAIV; encoded by the coding sequence ATGAAGTATAACCGATTCGAAGAGTTGCCCGTCTGGAAAGATGCCGCATCCCTCGCGGCGGACATATACAGGTGGAGCAGTCAAACGGTTTTCCGTGGTAAAGGAGATTTGGCCAATCAGCTCCAGCGTGCAGCCCTCTCAATATCAAACAACATCGCCGAAGGTTTCGAACGTGGAACAACAAGCGAGTTGCTTGCGTTTCTTTACTACGCCCGCGGTTCTGCCGGAGAAGTGCGTTCTATGCTTTGTGTTATGGATATGATGGGCGATTTTAATAATCTCAAATCTGAAATTTCAAATTTCAAATCAAAATCCGAATCCATTGCACGCCAGATTCGCGGCTGGGCAAACAGTCTTCAAAACATCAACATTGCCGGACAGAGGCATCTCAACAGCAATTCCAAAGCTGTCTATGATTCTGAGAAAAGGGCTGATGCGTTTATGCAGAAGATCGATAAAATGGTTGAAGATGCACGAGAAAAACGCGGAGGGGCTATTGTTTGA
- a CDS encoding PQQ-binding-like beta-propeller repeat protein produces MKDFFISKLIPAAVLVGSVVLFLWLVRGDRTSGFSQRLPGLDGRPENAQAEIAAEVVGTLETFDGAAAELNGSWPCFRGANLDIISTQDMPLSQSWPDHGPPLLWDIALGEGYAGAAVHKGRVYIVDYDRENQKDAIRCLSLADGEEIWRYSYPINIKRNHGMSRTVPAVNDNFLVALGPKCHLTCLDSMTGELIWKKNLVAEFGTEVPQWYAGQCPIIEGDRTIIAPAGTCMMMAIDLITGDIIWDTPNPDDWDMTHSSILPVSFMGKDVYIYCASRGVVGIAADTGELLFKTDMWRIRIANVPSPVDLGGGKIFFSGGYNAGSMFAQLYDNEGSIDIKPILSIEADTFGSAQQTPVFFEGYIYGVRPDGQLVCLDTSGRVIWTSSSNEKFGLGPYMIINSNLYLMNDSGVVTIAAAQPAGYQMLARAKLLEGPDSWAPMAVADGRLLLRDMNRMVCIDITEGGLGDE; encoded by the coding sequence ATGAAAGATTTTTTTATATCAAAACTTATACCCGCGGCGGTACTTGTCGGCAGCGTAGTGCTGTTTTTGTGGCTGGTTCGCGGCGACCGGACAAGCGGCTTTTCCCAGCGGCTTCCGGGGCTTGACGGCCGGCCGGAAAATGCCCAGGCAGAAATCGCGGCAGAGGTTGTCGGCACACTCGAGACCTTTGACGGCGCTGCCGCCGAGCTCAACGGCAGCTGGCCGTGTTTCCGCGGCGCGAATCTTGATATTATAAGCACTCAGGATATGCCGCTATCGCAGAGCTGGCCGGATCATGGCCCGCCGCTGCTGTGGGATATTGCCCTTGGTGAGGGCTACGCCGGCGCCGCCGTGCATAAGGGGCGTGTGTATATCGTCGATTATGACAGAGAGAACCAGAAAGACGCTATCCGCTGTCTCTCACTTGCCGACGGCGAGGAAATATGGCGTTATTCATACCCGATAAACATAAAACGAAATCACGGAATGAGCCGCACCGTTCCCGCGGTAAACGATAATTTCCTGGTGGCTTTGGGCCCTAAATGCCATCTGACATGTCTGGATTCGATGACCGGTGAGCTGATCTGGAAGAAAAACCTCGTCGCCGAGTTTGGAACTGAGGTGCCCCAGTGGTATGCCGGGCAGTGCCCGATAATCGAGGGCGACCGCACAATAATAGCCCCGGCGGGAACATGTATGATGATGGCGATTGATCTTATAACCGGAGATATTATCTGGGATACGCCCAACCCCGATGACTGGGATATGACGCATTCCTCTATTCTGCCTGTTAGTTTTATGGGTAAAGATGTCTATATCTACTGCGCCAGCCGCGGCGTGGTCGGGATAGCGGCCGATACCGGCGAGCTGCTCTTCAAAACTGACATGTGGAGGATACGCATTGCAAACGTCCCTTCGCCCGTTGACTTAGGCGGCGGCAAGATATTTTTCTCCGGCGGCTACAACGCCGGCAGCATGTTTGCCCAGCTTTATGACAATGAGGGCAGTATCGATATAAAACCCATCTTGAGCATTGAGGCCGACACATTCGGCTCGGCGCAGCAGACACCCGTTTTTTTTGAAGGCTATATATACGGCGTTCGTCCGGACGGTCAGCTCGTATGCCTTGATACTTCCGGCAGGGTAATCTGGACCAGCTCAAGCAATGAAAAATTCGGCCTCGGCCCCTATATGATAATAAATTCTAATCTGTACCTGATGAACGATTCGGGCGTGGTAACAATCGCGGCGGCCCAGCCGGCCGGTTACCAGATGCTCGCCAGGGCAAAACTGCTGGAGGGGCCGGACTCCTGGGCACCCATGGCGGTTGCCGACGGGAGGCTCCTGCTGCGGGATATGAACCGTATGGTATGCATAGATATAACCGAAGGGGGGCTTGGTGATGAATAA
- a CDS encoding ferredoxin, with amino-acid sequence MKDNQTNRRNLLKSGVRGLLAAGIGAAAVGSALQKESEEMVWQLDPAKCIACGKCETECVLQESAVKCVHSHGMCGYCDLCTGFFKPDPRNLDTGAENQLCPTNAIERVFIEDPYFEYHINEELCTACGKCVKGCGAFGNGSLYLQVRHDRCLNCNDCAIAAQCPSQAFKRVPKSRPYILKEGH; translated from the coding sequence ATGAAAGATAATCAGACAAACAGACGAAACCTGCTCAAGAGCGGTGTAAGAGGCCTGCTTGCCGCCGGCATCGGCGCCGCGGCAGTAGGTTCGGCCCTGCAAAAGGAATCCGAGGAAATGGTCTGGCAGCTTGACCCTGCCAAATGCATTGCGTGCGGCAAATGCGAGACTGAATGCGTTTTGCAGGAATCCGCGGTAAAATGCGTTCACTCGCACGGCATGTGCGGCTACTGCGACCTGTGCACGGGTTTTTTCAAGCCGGATCCCAGAAACCTCGATACAGGCGCTGAAAACCAGTTGTGTCCAACAAATGCGATAGAACGGGTGTTTATTGAAGATCCGTATTTTGAGTACCACATAAATGAGGAGCTTTGCACCGCCTGCGGCAAATGCGTCAAGGGCTGCGGAGCTTTCGGTAACGGCTCATTATACCTTCAGGTCCGCCATGACAGGTGTCTCAACTGCAACGATTGCGCAATCGCCGCCCAGTGCCCCTCGCAGGCGTTTAAAAGGGTTCCAAAAAGCCGGCCGTATATCTTGAAAGAGGGGCATTGA
- a CDS encoding 4Fe-4S binding protein: protein MNRLIFLFMLLGLVLPAMSVERFPPPDFQETGHEVPSDDQITSVRPRAALMPYVDAAVMAVFLVLSGYFLLKLRSRKMVFVLMLFAMLYFGFYKKGCVCSVGSIQNITYGFFNSGYAASIPIILFFALPLIAALFFGRIFCGSVCPLGAIQDFVLLRPIKIPMWLEELLRLIAYIYLASALLFAATGAAFLICREDPFIAFYRFSGQFKMVVISICFLIAAMFIGRPYCRFLCPYGILLRNISRFTKWKVSITPDECINCRLCEDACPFNAIEKPTGKWPGHSSKSARIALVCSVIALPVIAMLFGISGRKIGENWAMGHPTVSLASDVRKENNNPGMEISEASMAFRGRGGDMEKLFEQAADIRGRFVFGGLLAGLFVGAVAGGKLIKTCIRFERTEYTANPAGCLSCGRCYKYCPREHAGHGKANGSETLLAGSKSADG from the coding sequence ATGAATAGGCTGATATTTTTATTCATGCTCCTGGGCCTGGTCTTGCCGGCGATGTCGGTGGAGAGATTCCCGCCGCCGGATTTTCAGGAAACCGGCCACGAGGTTCCCTCCGATGATCAGATAACGAGCGTCCGCCCGCGTGCCGCGTTAATGCCGTATGTTGATGCGGCTGTGATGGCGGTTTTCCTGGTGCTCAGCGGCTATTTTCTCCTCAAGCTCAGGTCGCGGAAGATGGTGTTTGTACTGATGCTATTTGCGATGCTGTATTTCGGGTTTTACAAGAAGGGCTGCGTCTGCTCGGTAGGCTCAATACAGAATATAACCTACGGATTTTTTAACTCGGGGTACGCCGCTTCTATACCGATTATCTTATTCTTTGCCCTGCCGCTTATAGCCGCACTGTTTTTCGGGCGGATTTTCTGCGGCTCTGTCTGTCCGCTCGGCGCGATACAGGATTTTGTACTTCTGCGGCCGATTAAAATCCCGATGTGGCTCGAAGAGCTTCTAAGGCTGATTGCGTATATTTATCTTGCCTCGGCGCTGCTTTTCGCGGCAACCGGAGCGGCGTTTCTTATATGCCGCGAAGACCCGTTTATAGCCTTCTATCGATTCAGCGGGCAGTTCAAGATGGTTGTGATCAGTATATGCTTTCTGATCGCCGCGATGTTTATCGGCAGGCCCTACTGCCGGTTTCTCTGTCCGTACGGCATACTTCTGCGGAATATATCGAGGTTTACAAAATGGAAAGTGTCCATAACGCCGGATGAGTGTATAAACTGCCGTCTCTGCGAGGACGCCTGCCCGTTTAACGCGATAGAAAAACCCACCGGTAAGTGGCCGGGACATTCATCAAAATCAGCCAGAATCGCCCTTGTATGCTCTGTGATTGCCTTGCCGGTGATTGCCATGCTGTTTGGAATCTCCGGCAGAAAAATCGGAGAAAACTGGGCAATGGGACATCCGACTGTCAGTCTGGCGAGTGATGTAAGAAAAGAAAACAACAACCCGGGCATGGAAATCAGCGAGGCAAGCATGGCGTTTCGCGGCAGAGGCGGAGACATGGAAAAGCTGTTTGAACAGGCGGCAGATATCCGCGGGCGATTCGTTTTCGGCGGTCTGCTGGCGGGGCTTTTTGTTGGAGCCGTTGCCGGCGGCAAGCTGATAAAAACCTGTATCCGGTTTGAACGGACAGAATACACCGCCAACCCTGCCGGCTGCCTCTCATGCGGCAGGTGTTATAAATACTGTCCCAGAGAACATGCCGGGCACGGCAAGGCCAACGGCTCTGAAACGCTGCTTGCCGGTTCAAAATCGGCAGATGGTTAG
- a CDS encoding PQQ-binding-like beta-propeller repeat protein — translation MNTDTQNSYQKMKIDTAFRAAVVSGAAALIVAGMLAVNYLQIRLLDPMRAERLEAMKLQLSAEPQNQQLVTAIRELDVQVREDKFRRQRVSVRGSAALIVLSVVFIAAVKYVSYHKSRLPHPGHGADNQQSYLRRTMLARWLLAGTFAGIAVVLILGREPGQAGEGEQLSPIASEQELQENWPSFRGRDGRGYVSFENVPQSWNGASGENILWKSPLHLPGHNSPVVWQDKVFLSGADKTQRQIYCYSADDGTLLWQADVPTTSSAEQIEDFDMEEGTGYAAPTLVTDGRRVCGIFPTGDIGCFDMDGKLIWNVGLGIPDSMYGYASSLAIYKGVIIVLFDQAMAEDNKSSIIGFDAISGVRVWETPRPVPNSWGSPVVVKVSDAHQLLTCGDPWLISYDPATGDELWRADCLGTDVAPIPIYAGGYAIGTHPYSKIVAVDPGGTGDVTETHIKWTASGSIPDTCSPTANDEFILTLDSAGYLGCFAASDGEMLWEQELKGGFTASPSLAGNTVYILSENGVMHIADITEGYKELNKCELGEKCYASPAFMDGRIYIRGVDNLYCIESGG, via the coding sequence ATGAATACAGATACTCAGAACAGCTATCAAAAAATGAAAATTGATACAGCCTTTCGTGCAGCTGTTGTCTCAGGCGCAGCCGCGTTGATTGTAGCGGGAATGCTGGCGGTGAACTATCTGCAGATAAGGCTGCTGGACCCAATGCGGGCTGAGCGGCTCGAGGCAATGAAACTTCAGCTCTCGGCAGAGCCGCAAAACCAGCAGCTTGTGACGGCGATAAGAGAGCTTGATGTTCAGGTGCGTGAGGATAAATTCCGCCGTCAGCGGGTTTCTGTTCGCGGCAGCGCGGCACTGATTGTGCTTTCTGTCGTATTTATAGCGGCGGTTAAATATGTGTCGTATCATAAATCACGGCTTCCCCATCCCGGGCATGGCGCTGATAACCAGCAATCATATCTCCGACGGACTATGCTTGCAAGATGGCTGCTTGCGGGGACTTTTGCCGGTATTGCTGTTGTTTTGATCCTTGGAAGAGAACCCGGACAGGCCGGCGAAGGAGAGCAGCTCTCGCCCATTGCAAGCGAGCAGGAGCTGCAGGAAAACTGGCCCAGCTTCCGCGGGCGTGACGGCAGAGGATATGTCAGTTTTGAAAATGTCCCGCAGAGCTGGAACGGCGCGTCGGGTGAAAATATACTCTGGAAAAGCCCGCTTCATCTGCCCGGGCATAACTCGCCGGTTGTCTGGCAGGACAAGGTTTTTCTAAGCGGAGCGGATAAAACCCAGCGGCAGATTTACTGCTACTCCGCCGACGATGGTACGCTGCTTTGGCAGGCCGATGTTCCTACAACTTCATCTGCCGAACAGATCGAGGATTTCGACATGGAAGAGGGCACCGGATACGCCGCACCAACACTTGTTACCGACGGGCGGAGGGTATGCGGAATCTTCCCCACGGGTGATATCGGCTGTTTCGATATGGACGGTAAGCTGATATGGAACGTTGGGCTTGGCATTCCTGACAGCATGTACGGCTACGCTTCTTCGCTGGCTATCTACAAGGGTGTTATAATTGTGCTGTTTGACCAGGCAATGGCAGAGGACAACAAATCGTCGATAATCGGTTTTGACGCGATCAGCGGCGTGCGGGTCTGGGAGACTCCCCGGCCGGTTCCAAATTCCTGGGGCTCACCGGTTGTTGTTAAGGTAAGCGATGCGCATCAGCTGCTGACCTGCGGCGATCCGTGGCTGATATCTTATGACCCGGCAACGGGCGATGAACTCTGGCGGGCGGATTGCCTCGGAACCGATGTTGCCCCGATACCTATATATGCAGGCGGATACGCTATAGGAACGCATCCCTACTCCAAAATCGTCGCGGTTGACCCAGGCGGCACTGGCGATGTGACAGAGACACACATAAAATGGACTGCAAGCGGCAGCATACCAGACACATGCTCGCCAACAGCCAATGATGAGTTTATACTTACGCTTGATTCGGCGGGATACCTGGGCTGTTTCGCTGCATCTGACGGTGAGATGCTGTGGGAGCAGGAATTGAAGGGCGGCTTTACTGCATCGCCTTCACTGGCGGGCAATACCGTTTATATCCTCAGCGAAAACGGAGTGATGCATATCGCCGATATTACAGAGGGCTACAAAGAGCTGAATAAATGCGAGCTTGGTGAAAAATGCTACGCATCGCCGGCTTTCATGGACGGCCGGATTTATATCCGGGGAGTTGACAATCTTTACTGTATTGAAAGCGGCGGCTGA